A window of Kiritimatiellia bacterium genomic DNA:
CTGGAAAAGCTGGGGCTCGGGACGGAGTGGCGGAACCCTCGGAGGTACGCTTCGGTCGGGAAACTGGATCACAAAACCGGGCTGGTGTCGGATCAGCTCAAAATGCGTGATTGCTCCCGTGCTTGCAGCCAGCGGTCCATGGGACAAGTCGGCAAAGTCGCCGCATTGGTAGATCACGACTTTCGGCGGGTTTCGAAAGCGGAGTAGGTTCAGTTTGTCCGGTTGAGATTGTTTCTCAAAAATTTGTACGGCCTCGGCATAATTGACTTTCCTGCGTTCAATCGGCAGATCCCGCGCGACCAACTGACGCATGCGCCGGTCGAGAAGACGCAGGTCTTCGTCGGAGATTCCCTCCCGACTGTCGAGTCCGAACGAACAATAGAAGCCCGTGCCCAGGGAATGTTCGATCGAGAACCGAGCCTCAGGAAAAAGTTCCCTGACAGCTTTAGCCAGCAGAAAAGAGGCAGTCGCTCGGTAGATTCGCCAGCCCTGCGGATCCGCAAACGTGACGAAACGTACGTGGCTGTCCACCTCCAGTTTGAACACAAGGGTTACAAGCTGATTGTTCACAATGGCGCCCAGGTAGTGGCGGCCATGCTCATCGGTGCGGTTCGTCAGCAATGTGGAGACGGGAGAATCGATCGGGCACACCATTTTCCGCCCGTCATCCATCGTGACCTCGATCGACTTCATGGAACTGACTGAAATTGCCTAGCTGGGATTATTCATTCGCGAACCGGAGGACGTTGAGATTGAGGGCAGGTCCCCGACCCACGACATTGCCATGACCAGGTTTCGCAGCGTCATTTTCTCCCTTTGGAGGCAGGTGCCAGAGGGGTGATGCTCCTTTTCATCATGAGCTGCTGGATAATCATGAGCACATTCTGGGTCGTCCAGTAAAGGGCCAGGCCCGAGGCAAAATTATAGAGGAATATGAGCATCATGGCCGGCATCATGATGGACATGATTTTCTGCTGAACCGGATCACCGGCGCTAGGGGAGAGCTTCATCTGTAGATACATCGTAGCGGCCATCAGCAGCGGCAGAATATTCAGCGGAAGGCCGAAGGGAAGAATGCCGGGGAGCAGGTTCTCTGGCTCGCTGAGGTCGCGAATCCAGAGGAAACTCGCAAAACGAAGTTCAATCGCGCTGCGCAAAACGACAAATAGCGCGATGAACACCGGGATTTGGATGAGCATGGGCAGACAACCGCCAAGCGGGTTGATCTTGTGCTCCTTGTAGAGCGCCATGATCTCCTGCTGCATTTTTTGGGGATTGTCCTTGTACTTCTCCCGAATTTCATTCACGAGCGGAGCGACGGCCGCCATGCGCTTCATGCTCTCTGTGCTCTTATGGGTGATCGGCCAGAAGACCACCCGGACAATCAGCGTCAGCAGGATAATCGCGACTCCATAATTGTGGGGCGGGATGTGGTCATGCAAAAAATTGAGGACTCGAAGCAAAAGCTTGCCAATGGGTGCCCACATGCCGAATTCCATGACGTCAACCTGGTGAAGGCGCATGGCGTGGAGCTCGCTATATTTCATGGGGCCCACATACAGCGTTGAGACGCGTTCGTGGACCTGACCCGGGGGCAATTCCACGCTAGCGAATTCGACTCCGGCGCCAACTTCGAGGATGGAGGTCATTTTCCGTGAAAGGAACGAGGGATCCTCCTTTTCTCGTTGCGCCGGCGCCCGCCGCGCATAGAGCCAAGCTCGCTCGCCCGTACCCTCCGGCGGAGTCAGAATTTGAACGAAATATTTGTTCTTTGCGGCGACCCAATCAACTGGATGGTCCCGCGGCGGCTCGTCGATCACCATGGGTAGGCCCGACAACTCGCGGCGTTCCATCGACGCCTCGAATAAATCCCCGATCTCCCCGCCCCAGTGTTTGACGCTCTCACCGCCGGGTGAAAGGGTGTCGACCCCCAATGAGATCACGCCAGGGCTGTCCGTGCGGCCAGCCTCACGGGACATCGGGCCGGTCCGCAGGATGGAATTGGGAATC
This region includes:
- the yidC gene encoding membrane protein insertase YidC, whose translation is MSMDKRDFAWFIVLLALLFAWPVIDRMIARTFFSDHPAKEKTTKPAVSADEVKHAEAADETPAWESRPDTESRGNLEASDDTGADHEPPPTVTLTNAKAEFVLSSRGASLLKVTLHEYRASIEKDSGPMVLDFSTRPSLSYDKLPSLGTTALFTAAVSSDGRSVTFTRDTSNGLRLERTIEVTDRYVLRVIDRFLNVSKSPLKIPNSILRTGPMSREAGRTDSPGVISLGVDTLSPGGESVKHWGGEIGDLFEASMERRELSGLPMVIDEPPRDHPVDWVAAKNKYFVQILTPPEGTGERAWLYARRAPAQREKEDPSFLSRKMTSILEVGAGVEFASVELPPGQVHERVSTLYVGPMKYSELHAMRLHQVDVMEFGMWAPIGKLLLRVLNFLHDHIPPHNYGVAIILLTLIVRVVFWPITHKSTESMKRMAAVAPLVNEIREKYKDNPQKMQQEIMALYKEHKINPLGGCLPMLIQIPVFIALFVVLRSAIELRFASFLWIRDLSEPENLLPGILPFGLPLNILPLLMAATMYLQMKLSPSAGDPVQQKIMSIMMPAMMLIFLYNFASGLALYWTTQNVLMIIQQLMMKRSITPLAPASKGRK